The proteins below come from a single Serratia ficaria genomic window:
- a CDS encoding lysozyme inhibitor LprI family protein codes for MEIIAKEFALMKLCAFLLSSLLLSSTAYAAEKNVKPLAIDGLWQVTQVNIDNEATRTLNYQFNDPRLLGRIINISSQSIESNLPEKDVCTTPTLSIEKNTLNQLIAKSMGPNVTVKNYELNESGQAEISLFKLTCNSGSFGPSENSAGSWFAELNPQKALVKWYDGSLLQLERLPENPKPVASFDCTKAKSIVEKTICSDFNLSAYDKSVSQAWLLAKKQATDVGDKKLMTSLSSTQKTWLLQRDKCRDNKDCLTNMMQERINDLSAYE; via the coding sequence ATGGAAATTATCGCTAAGGAATTTGCCCTAATGAAATTATGTGCATTTTTGCTCAGCAGCTTATTATTATCTTCCACCGCTTATGCGGCAGAAAAAAACGTCAAACCATTGGCTATTGATGGCCTGTGGCAAGTAACTCAAGTCAATATCGACAATGAGGCAACTCGCACACTCAATTATCAATTTAACGACCCTCGATTGCTTGGCAGGATCATCAATATATCCAGTCAATCAATTGAAAGCAATTTACCGGAAAAAGACGTCTGCACAACGCCAACCTTGAGCATTGAGAAGAATACATTAAACCAACTCATAGCTAAATCTATGGGGCCAAATGTCACTGTTAAAAACTATGAACTGAATGAAAGCGGGCAAGCAGAAATTTCTCTTTTCAAGCTCACGTGCAATTCCGGCTCGTTCGGCCCATCAGAAAATAGCGCAGGCTCCTGGTTTGCCGAACTCAATCCGCAAAAAGCGCTGGTTAAATGGTACGATGGTTCACTATTGCAGTTAGAACGATTACCAGAGAACCCTAAACCCGTCGCGTCTTTTGACTGTACTAAAGCTAAAAGCATTGTTGAAAAAACAATCTGCTCAGACTTCAATTTATCCGCCTATGACAAAAGTGTCTCTCAAGCTTGGCTGTTGGCAAAAAAACAGGCTACCGACGTAGGAGATAAAAAGCTGATGACCTCTTTAAGCAGTACGCAAAAAACCTGGTTACTGCAAAGGGATAAATGCAGGGATAACAAGGATTGCCTGACCAATATGATGCAAGAGAGAATCAATGATCTTTCCGCATACGAGTAA
- a CDS encoding T6SS amidase immunity protein Tai4 family protein translates to MKKILISFFCIYATCAIAQKNQETPIEKWPPQAAYRNYLQNYKDIALTYCISVAYKTSPEASKDAIASSNGIDAWSYYAIRDEESPIIALTKRYLQQNYNAKDGKSRLDLMKCMDMYHSEDLDKLAKDYVQRPNDNWVKDNPDRVNRKTHEK, encoded by the coding sequence ATGAAAAAAATTCTTATCTCCTTTTTTTGTATATATGCCACTTGCGCTATAGCACAGAAAAATCAAGAAACACCTATTGAAAAGTGGCCGCCGCAAGCGGCGTACCGAAACTATTTGCAAAACTACAAGGATATTGCTCTAACCTACTGCATTTCCGTCGCTTATAAGACATCACCAGAGGCCAGCAAAGATGCAATTGCCTCATCGAATGGAATCGATGCCTGGTCATACTATGCAATTCGTGATGAAGAATCCCCTATCATCGCGCTGACAAAACGGTACTTACAACAGAATTACAATGCAAAAGATGGTAAAAGCCGCTTAGACTTAATGAAGTGCATGGATATGTACCATAGTGAAGATCTTGACAAACTTGCGAAAGACTATGTACAGCGCCCTAATGATAATTGGGTGAAAGACAATCCGGATAGAGTAAATAGAAAAACCCATGAGAAATAG
- a CDS encoding Hcp family type VI secretion system effector, with product MAIDMFLKVEGASGESKDSNHKGWTDITSFSWGASQPGNMGVGGGGGAGKVCFNDLHVNALVDKSTPALLKHCSSGKHLTKIELSVCKAGGTQVEYVKITLDDVLVTAVQYTGAGGEDTVGVTYSFQAAKVKQQYWEQSDKGGKGAESSAGWNIKENREA from the coding sequence ATGGCTATTGATATGTTCCTGAAAGTTGAAGGTGCCAGCGGCGAATCTAAAGATTCGAATCACAAGGGCTGGACCGACATTACTTCTTTCTCCTGGGGCGCTTCTCAACCGGGCAACATGGGTGTAGGCGGCGGCGGCGGCGCCGGCAAGGTGTGCTTTAACGACCTGCATGTGAATGCGCTGGTCGACAAGTCAACTCCTGCACTGCTGAAACACTGTTCCAGCGGCAAACACCTGACCAAGATTGAGCTGTCGGTCTGCAAGGCCGGCGGTACTCAGGTTGAGTACGTCAAAATTACTCTGGACGACGTGCTGGTCACCGCGGTGCAGTACACCGGTGCCGGCGGCGAAGACACCGTAGGCGTTACCTACTCCTTCCAGGCGGCTAAAGTCAAGCAGCAATACTGGGAGCAGAGCGATAAAGGCGGTAAAGGCGCAGAAAGCAGCGCAGGTTGGAATATCAAGGAAAACCGCGAAGCTTAA
- a CDS encoding PP2C family protein-serine/threonine phosphatase — translation MNITIASTSNQGGRDSNQDQTGEVVGNRAACFVVCDGIAGFPGGDIAARLARDTILQNFDGEKHMNAQSIRQHISRANAAIHQQQRQSDEYSKMGTTLVSLFIDRDYQLAYWAHAGDSRLYLFRRGYLYAVTTDHSLIQQMQDAGYQTSGINSNLLYFALGLNEERDATYSDVLQLEDGDVFLLCTDGFWHSFSQSELEQSLHMVNSPSEWIALMQQAWKKNNNSDNYSAIAVWIGSPQETTLLHSLADAERFLSRD, via the coding sequence ATGAATATCACTATAGCCTCTACCTCCAATCAGGGCGGCCGCGACTCTAATCAGGATCAGACCGGCGAAGTGGTCGGCAACCGCGCGGCCTGTTTCGTGGTGTGCGACGGCATTGCCGGCTTCCCCGGCGGCGACATCGCCGCCAGGCTGGCGCGCGACACCATCCTGCAGAACTTCGACGGCGAAAAGCACATGAACGCGCAAAGCATTCGCCAGCATATTTCGCGCGCCAATGCGGCAATCCACCAGCAGCAGCGGCAATCAGACGAATACAGCAAAATGGGCACCACGCTGGTCAGCCTGTTTATCGATCGCGATTACCAGCTGGCCTATTGGGCGCACGCCGGCGACAGCCGTCTGTACCTGTTCCGCCGCGGCTACCTCTACGCCGTCACCACCGATCACAGCCTGATCCAACAAATGCAGGACGCCGGCTATCAGACCAGCGGCATCAACAGCAACCTGCTGTACTTCGCGCTGGGCCTGAACGAAGAGCGCGACGCTACCTACAGCGACGTGCTGCAGCTGGAAGACGGCGACGTGTTCCTGTTGTGCACCGACGGTTTCTGGCACAGCTTCAGCCAGTCCGAGCTCGAACAATCGCTGCATATGGTCAACTCGCCCAGCGAGTGGATCGCCCTGATGCAGCAGGCATGGAAGAAAAACAATAACAGCGATAACTACAGCGCTATCGCCGTCTGGATTGGCTCACCGCAGGAAACCACCCTGCTGCATTCGCTGGCGGATGCGGAGCGGTTTCTTTCCCGCGACTGA
- a CDS encoding type VI secretion system baseplate subunit TssE yields MSNKRLTHHDGGDLHRQGYRFRQDSERLTSRDKMQPVLLDMLTDDEPQKKQEAQVRNLVSHSELRRRVLRDLQWLFNCVNSESNLDLGDFPQVRRSTLNYGIASLAGKRMSDIEWLDIQRALTESILNFEPRILPEGLQVRCVSDTGSLELHNVLSIEIKGRLWCVPYPLEFLFRTDVDLENGHFDLKDIG; encoded by the coding sequence ATGAGCAACAAGCGACTCACCCATCATGACGGCGGCGATCTGCACCGCCAGGGCTACCGCTTCCGCCAGGACAGCGAGCGCCTGACGTCGCGCGACAAGATGCAGCCGGTGCTGCTCGACATGCTGACCGACGACGAGCCGCAGAAAAAGCAGGAAGCCCAGGTGCGCAATCTGGTGTCGCACAGCGAGCTGCGCCGCCGGGTATTGCGCGATCTGCAATGGCTGTTCAACTGCGTCAACAGCGAATCCAATCTCGACCTGGGCGATTTCCCGCAGGTGCGGCGCTCGACGCTGAACTACGGCATCGCCTCGCTGGCCGGCAAACGCATGTCGGACATCGAGTGGCTGGACATTCAGCGCGCGCTGACCGAATCCATTCTCAATTTCGAACCGCGCATCCTGCCCGAAGGGCTGCAGGTGCGCTGCGTTTCGGATACCGGCTCGCTGGAGCTGCACAACGTGTTGTCGATCGAGATCAAGGGCCGCCTGTGGTGCGTGCCCTATCCGCTGGAGTTTCTGTTCCGTACCGACGTGGACCTGGAAAACGGCCACTTCGATCTGAAAGACATAGGGTAA
- a CDS encoding T6SS amidase immunity protein Tai4 family protein codes for MKAVANVKYSPEENLKNYALSVCVADGYSAKEIKNDAAAAARGYTEFGDYSLEAHTAVRALAKKFLAKPYDSQSGEPMTMVKCIDLVHSQELQVIIKKYQGKDDN; via the coding sequence ATGAAAGCGGTCGCCAACGTAAAATATTCCCCGGAAGAGAACCTCAAAAACTACGCACTCAGCGTCTGCGTCGCCGACGGGTACTCAGCAAAAGAAATAAAAAACGATGCCGCCGCCGCAGCTCGGGGTTACACGGAGTTTGGCGATTACTCTCTCGAAGCACATACCGCCGTCAGGGCGCTGGCAAAGAAATTTCTGGCGAAGCCATATGACAGCCAGTCAGGCGAACCGATGACGATGGTGAAATGCATCGATCTTGTACATAGCCAAGAGTTGCAAGTCATCATCAAGAAATATCAAGGGAAAGACGACAATTGA
- a CDS encoding type VI secretion system amidase effector protein Tae4 — MNNNRPIFSAAWTASTKIYNAQYSAQNVAKIIGGRVAMNIAPNGKWENTCAVRMSYILNKSGFPIPYVKDQTVSGADRQWYFFRVKDLIAYLTKIWGKPDLRVKFPPPGGGELAGKKGIILFEIAGWSDAGGHATLWNGNGDCYDHCYFNEPEARYTTNYANFWLLR; from the coding sequence ATGAATAATAACCGCCCCATTTTTTCAGCCGCATGGACTGCAAGCACTAAAATATATAACGCGCAATATTCAGCTCAGAATGTTGCCAAAATTATCGGCGGGCGTGTAGCCATGAATATTGCGCCTAATGGAAAGTGGGAAAACACCTGCGCTGTACGTATGAGCTACATCTTGAATAAATCCGGTTTTCCCATTCCTTATGTAAAAGATCAGACCGTATCAGGTGCAGATCGTCAGTGGTATTTTTTTAGAGTTAAAGATCTTATCGCTTATTTGACAAAGATCTGGGGCAAACCCGACCTTCGAGTCAAGTTCCCTCCTCCAGGTGGTGGTGAATTAGCCGGAAAGAAAGGGATAATATTGTTTGAAATTGCAGGTTGGAGTGATGCAGGAGGACATGCTACGCTCTGGAATGGGAACGGCGATTGTTATGATCATTGTTATTTCAATGAACCAGAAGCTCGCTATACAACAAATTACGCTAACTTTTGGTTATTGAGATGA
- a CDS encoding type VI secretion system-associated protein: MKYWMPGLVALMAIPAAQAANYRLVYSPSQKLEVFIDNVKNSQPASWCGKTIPLRIVSAQSKDAAVLNDFLPRVGNLLEKQCAKASQLPWILTDKRGEKLASGEASKARGWKPVPKPAADEPAAPPQPAIPAAVAVTSPPAASAPAQRFDLPQGCHFRTYWNGEANGSALFIPSGAALRCGDDGWLSGSGEIGLQQNGQTASPRLSFHQGYPLAKVNVGDRPLSVVSANAQRLVLGANPQAPGSFLLLPFEPQLHAWSFDGVVIVEMPRTDAADPAKVTQRIKQAQSAWQPLLSAPATPLTFRLVEKLADDRVDPASGSYLSVNDATH, translated from the coding sequence ATGAAATACTGGATGCCAGGGCTTGTCGCCCTGATGGCGATACCGGCCGCGCAGGCGGCGAATTATCGCCTGGTTTATTCCCCCAGCCAAAAGCTGGAAGTGTTTATCGATAACGTCAAAAACAGCCAGCCGGCAAGCTGGTGCGGCAAAACCATTCCGCTGCGCATCGTCTCCGCGCAGAGCAAGGACGCCGCAGTGCTGAATGACTTCCTGCCGCGCGTCGGCAACCTGCTGGAAAAACAGTGCGCCAAGGCCAGCCAGCTGCCGTGGATCCTCACCGACAAACGCGGTGAAAAACTGGCCTCCGGCGAGGCCAGCAAGGCGCGCGGCTGGAAACCGGTGCCTAAGCCGGCGGCCGACGAACCTGCCGCACCGCCGCAGCCCGCGATCCCCGCCGCCGTGGCCGTCACTTCACCGCCGGCGGCCAGCGCGCCGGCCCAGCGTTTCGATCTGCCGCAGGGGTGCCATTTCCGCACCTATTGGAACGGCGAAGCCAACGGCAGCGCGCTGTTTATCCCGAGCGGCGCCGCGCTGCGCTGCGGCGACGACGGTTGGCTGAGCGGCAGCGGCGAGATCGGTTTGCAGCAAAATGGCCAAACCGCGTCGCCGAGGCTGTCGTTCCATCAGGGTTACCCGCTGGCGAAGGTCAACGTCGGCGATCGTCCGCTGAGCGTGGTCAGCGCCAATGCCCAACGGCTGGTGCTGGGCGCCAACCCGCAGGCGCCGGGCAGCTTCCTGCTGCTGCCGTTCGAACCGCAGCTGCACGCCTGGTCGTTTGACGGCGTGGTGATCGTGGAAATGCCGCGCACCGACGCCGCCGATCCCGCCAAGGTCACCCAGCGCATCAAGCAGGCGCAAAGCGCATGGCAACCGTTGCTGAGCGCTCCGGCCACGCCGCTGACTTTCAGGCTGGTGGAAAAACTGGCCGACGATCGCGTTGATCCCGCCAGCGGCAGCTACCTGTCGGTTAACGACGCCACTCACTGA
- a CDS encoding DUF4225 domain-containing protein yields MDTGKAKLFVAIKKEKREKFSNLIMKQVGFVSGGSQIFAGIGTCALSVGIACGGVGVPLIAQGTNNVYENGYYLLFRKNKVGSIREAYHYAANYLGYNKNEADIVYSSVDISLSGYGIFSKSLRPDSWRLFRYINSDYIRGWKQLGTVPLGTEIFSNAITGYGIYKLIDEETKQ; encoded by the coding sequence ATTGACACGGGCAAAGCTAAACTTTTTGTCGCAATAAAAAAAGAAAAAAGAGAAAAATTTTCAAACTTGATTATGAAACAAGTTGGCTTTGTCAGCGGCGGCTCTCAGATATTTGCTGGAATCGGGACTTGTGCACTTTCCGTAGGCATAGCCTGCGGAGGCGTTGGCGTACCGTTAATTGCTCAAGGAACAAATAATGTTTATGAAAATGGTTATTACTTGCTTTTCAGAAAAAATAAGGTTGGCAGTATAAGAGAGGCATACCACTACGCTGCTAATTACCTAGGTTATAATAAGAATGAAGCTGATATAGTATATAGCTCCGTTGACATCTCTCTATCGGGGTACGGTATCTTTAGTAAATCATTAAGACCCGACTCGTGGCGTTTATTTAGATACATAAATAGTGATTACATTCGCGGGTGGAAACAGCTTGGCACTGTCCCATTGGGCACAGAAATTTTTTCGAATGCCATAACTGGCTATGGAATTTACAAACTAATCGACGAGGAAACAAAACAGTGA
- a CDS encoding type VI secretion system accessory protein TagJ, protein MKSLASMLQGGSVSAAIGAVESEIKARPADADLRAALVQLLCLSGNWQRANAQLKSWQALKPIAQPTTLLLMQSVSAELQRQAVFAGEAAPALLQQNQPWLQQMIQALDHDARGEAEQAQALRDSALDAAPASAGRLTLAQGEQEQPVAFEWLTDGDGRLGPVCELALNGVYYWLPFADIAEIQFQAPQSAIDLVWSHALVRLHDGREQVCQLPARYPLAADSDDALLLGKRTEWLPLGDGPHYAGQGLKTWLSESEEFPLHSLRHLSFGADA, encoded by the coding sequence GTGAAATCATTAGCAAGCATGCTGCAAGGCGGTTCGGTCAGCGCGGCCATCGGCGCCGTGGAAAGTGAAATCAAGGCGCGCCCGGCGGATGCCGACCTGCGCGCCGCGCTGGTGCAGCTGCTGTGCCTGAGCGGCAACTGGCAGCGCGCCAATGCGCAGCTGAAGTCGTGGCAGGCGCTGAAGCCGATCGCTCAGCCCACCACCCTGCTGCTGATGCAGTCGGTCAGCGCGGAGCTGCAGCGCCAGGCGGTATTCGCCGGCGAGGCCGCGCCGGCGCTGCTGCAGCAGAATCAGCCCTGGCTGCAGCAGATGATCCAGGCGCTGGACCACGACGCGCGAGGAGAGGCCGAACAGGCGCAGGCGCTGCGCGACAGCGCGTTGGACGCCGCACCGGCCAGCGCCGGGCGGCTGACACTGGCTCAGGGCGAACAGGAGCAGCCGGTGGCCTTCGAATGGCTGACCGACGGCGACGGCCGCCTTGGCCCGGTGTGCGAGCTGGCGCTGAACGGCGTCTATTACTGGCTGCCGTTCGCCGATATCGCCGAAATTCAATTCCAGGCGCCGCAAAGCGCCATCGATCTGGTGTGGAGCCATGCGCTGGTACGCCTGCATGACGGCCGCGAACAGGTATGCCAGCTGCCCGCCCGCTACCCGCTGGCCGCAGACAGCGACGACGCCCTGCTGCTCGGCAAGCGCACCGAATGGCTGCCGCTGGGCGACGGCCCGCACTACGCCGGCCAGGGGCTGAAAACCTGGCTGAGCGAGAGCGAAGAATTTCCGTTGCACAGCCTGCGCCATCTGAGCTTTGGCGCGGACGCCTGA
- the tagH gene encoding type VI secretion system-associated FHA domain protein TagH, which produces MRFSIVKNKNGQVPPQSSCDFLPPGGTIGRSVDNNLVLPDEERAISRLQAIVHISADGECRVTNRGNVTRVLLNDIPLERGRQVELQDGDILGIDDYQIQVSALQQHAAPPAQPAARVTEAAPAPTPAPAAKEKSAGPIPNEIWDSLVEEFTPNTPTAAAPAPAVNHDNHPLLETPQPELNPADPLAQLAGNVDLRQLQQQETDPAALFNTDTTFNRDHILADTTPSALLAEQRPAATRQPEPVKASPAAAEKREQELDPLALFGDSSAPAAPDALNGNDPLGLLMGGAVPLAQPGSSTPSQPPLQPQPSQPQPQPQPSQPQPQPQAAAEPAAPQPPRATPAAPMPEPEPQFQRQEPPAQPPRPRQGNRLGIDPVAYQSARPQNGAAPNGDRLEGPLLTALLQGIGLDDLQPQPHFDEQQIRQFGRLLSLFSQGTVALLSSRSILKRGVKAEMTMILDEANNPFKLLPSGKTVLMQMFGSQMPGFMPPEQAVRDALIDLQAHQLGMIAGIRAIIAAMLQSFNPDRLEEEARKEGAAPRLSLPANRKAALWDYFVKNYQQTSGEIEDDFHTLFGEAFLHAYDVEVNQYKDSQTKPDA; this is translated from the coding sequence ATGCGATTTTCTATTGTAAAAAACAAAAATGGCCAGGTTCCGCCACAGAGCAGCTGCGATTTCCTGCCGCCGGGCGGCACCATCGGCCGCAGCGTAGACAACAACCTGGTATTGCCGGACGAAGAGCGCGCCATCTCGCGCCTGCAGGCAATCGTGCATATTTCCGCTGACGGCGAATGCCGGGTGACCAACCGCGGCAACGTGACCCGCGTGCTGCTTAACGATATCCCGCTGGAGCGCGGCCGCCAGGTCGAGCTGCAGGACGGCGACATTCTGGGTATCGACGACTATCAAATTCAGGTCAGCGCGCTGCAACAGCACGCCGCGCCGCCGGCCCAACCGGCGGCGCGAGTCACCGAGGCCGCGCCTGCGCCAACGCCGGCTCCCGCCGCCAAAGAAAAATCCGCCGGGCCCATTCCCAATGAGATCTGGGACAGCCTGGTGGAGGAGTTTACCCCTAACACGCCGACCGCCGCCGCGCCGGCGCCGGCCGTTAATCATGATAACCATCCGCTGCTGGAAACCCCGCAGCCTGAATTGAATCCGGCGGATCCGCTGGCGCAGCTGGCGGGCAACGTCGATTTACGCCAGCTGCAGCAGCAAGAAACCGATCCGGCGGCGCTGTTCAATACCGACACCACGTTCAACCGCGACCATATTCTGGCCGACACCACCCCCAGCGCGCTGTTGGCCGAACAGCGCCCGGCGGCGACCCGCCAGCCCGAACCGGTGAAAGCGTCGCCCGCCGCGGCGGAGAAACGCGAGCAAGAACTGGATCCGCTGGCGCTGTTTGGCGACTCTTCCGCCCCCGCCGCACCCGATGCGTTGAACGGCAACGATCCTTTGGGCCTGCTGATGGGCGGGGCCGTGCCGCTGGCGCAGCCGGGCTCTTCCACGCCGTCTCAACCCCCGCTGCAGCCACAGCCGTCTCAGCCTCAGCCGCAGCCACAGCCGTCTCAGCCTCAGCCGCAGCCGCAGGCGGCCGCCGAACCGGCAGCGCCGCAGCCTCCGCGTGCCACACCCGCCGCGCCGATGCCGGAGCCGGAGCCGCAATTCCAGCGCCAGGAGCCGCCGGCACAGCCGCCGCGCCCGCGCCAGGGCAATCGCCTGGGCATCGATCCCGTCGCCTATCAGTCCGCCCGCCCGCAAAACGGCGCCGCACCGAACGGCGATCGGTTGGAGGGGCCGTTGCTGACGGCGCTGCTGCAGGGCATCGGCCTGGATGATCTGCAGCCGCAGCCGCATTTCGATGAACAGCAGATCCGTCAGTTCGGCCGGCTGCTCAGCCTGTTCTCGCAGGGAACCGTCGCCCTGCTGTCTTCGCGCTCAATCCTCAAACGCGGCGTGAAGGCGGAAATGACCATGATCCTCGACGAGGCCAACAACCCGTTCAAGCTGTTGCCCTCGGGCAAAACGGTGCTGATGCAGATGTTCGGCAGCCAGATGCCTGGCTTTATGCCGCCGGAGCAGGCGGTGCGCGATGCGCTGATCGACCTGCAGGCGCACCAGTTGGGCATGATCGCCGGCATCCGCGCCATCATCGCCGCCATGCTGCAGTCGTTCAACCCGGACCGTCTCGAAGAAGAGGCCCGCAAGGAAGGCGCCGCGCCGCGTCTGTCGCTGCCCGCCAATCGCAAGGCGGCGCTGTGGGATTACTTCGTGAAAAACTATCAGCAGACTTCCGGAGAGATAGAAGACGATTTCCACACTCTGTTCGGCGAAGCCTTCCTGCACGCCTATGACGTTGAAGTGAATCAATATAAAGACTCACAGACCAAACCGGACGCGTAA
- the tssF gene encoding type VI secretion system baseplate subunit TssF: MDSKLLEYYNRELAYLREMGAEFAEQYPKVAGRLGMRGIDVADPYIERLMEGFAFLTSRVQLKMDAEFPRFSQRLLEIIYPNYLSPTPSMAIAELQPDSSKGDISSGFVVPRGTMMDSQTLKKSGITCSYTTAHDVTLQPVRLKSVELGGIPADIPLAALGLQNSGCVSALRIRLECYESVTLNNLQLDQLMFYLAGPDLQAQQLLELLMQHSVGLICQTVETQPQRRALALDGLRQEGFAAEQALLPNDLRNFEGYRLLQEYFAFPARFQFFSVSGMKPLLQSVREGKKALRQFEIVVLLDRQDAALERVIDVAHLALHCTPVINLFPKVAERITVSEKNHEYHLVVDNIRPLDYEVFSVQRLGGSASEKRYEQEFRPFYSTLSADDGNYGAYFSLRREQRTLSEHARRYGTRTGYVGSEVFVSLVDERQSPWHSDLKYLTADVLCTSRDLPLMLLQQDQGNFVMPDSIPIKQVTLKKGPTPPRPALAEGMITWRLISQLQLNYLSMMDGDPEQGAASLRQLLGLYGNLSEPAVAKQIQGVRHCNLRPVYRRVPEPGPIVFARGIAVDLAVDEQAFSGSSPYLLGSVLERLFARLVAMNTFTEMTLSSQQRGEIAHWQARMGKRTLI; encoded by the coding sequence ATGGACAGTAAACTTTTAGAGTATTACAACCGCGAGCTGGCCTATTTGCGCGAGATGGGCGCCGAGTTCGCCGAGCAGTATCCGAAGGTGGCGGGCCGCCTCGGCATGCGCGGCATCGACGTGGCGGATCCCTATATCGAGCGGCTGATGGAGGGCTTCGCCTTCCTCACCTCGCGCGTGCAGCTGAAAATGGACGCGGAGTTTCCGCGTTTTTCCCAGCGGCTGCTGGAAATCATCTATCCCAATTACCTGTCGCCGACCCCGTCGATGGCGATTGCCGAGCTGCAGCCCGACAGCAGCAAAGGCGACATCAGCAGCGGCTTCGTGGTGCCGCGCGGCACCATGATGGACAGCCAAACGCTGAAAAAGAGCGGCATCACCTGCAGCTACACCACCGCGCACGACGTTACCCTGCAGCCGGTGCGGCTGAAAAGCGTCGAGCTGGGCGGCATCCCCGCGGATATCCCGCTGGCCGCCCTGGGGCTGCAAAACAGCGGCTGCGTCAGCGCGCTGCGCATCCGGCTGGAATGCTATGAGAGCGTGACGCTCAACAACCTGCAGCTGGACCAGCTGATGTTCTACCTGGCCGGCCCGGACCTGCAGGCGCAACAGCTGCTGGAGCTGCTGATGCAGCACAGCGTCGGGCTGATTTGCCAAACGGTGGAAACCCAGCCGCAGCGGCGGGCGCTGGCGCTGGACGGGCTGCGGCAGGAAGGCTTCGCCGCCGAGCAGGCGCTGCTGCCCAACGACCTGCGCAATTTCGAAGGCTACCGCCTGCTGCAGGAATACTTCGCCTTCCCGGCGCGCTTCCAGTTTTTCAGCGTCAGCGGCATGAAGCCGCTGCTGCAAAGCGTGCGCGAAGGGAAAAAGGCGCTGCGCCAGTTCGAGATCGTGGTGCTGCTGGATCGTCAGGATGCGGCGCTGGAACGGGTGATCGACGTCGCCCATCTGGCGCTGCACTGCACGCCGGTGATCAACCTGTTCCCCAAGGTCGCCGAACGCATCACGGTCAGCGAAAAAAACCACGAATATCACCTGGTGGTCGACAACATCCGCCCGCTGGATTATGAGGTGTTCTCGGTGCAGCGGTTGGGCGGCAGCGCCAGCGAGAAACGCTACGAGCAAGAGTTCCGGCCGTTTTACAGCACCCTGAGCGCCGACGACGGCAACTACGGCGCCTATTTTTCGCTGCGCCGCGAGCAGCGCACGCTGTCCGAACACGCCCGCCGCTACGGTACCCGCACCGGCTACGTCGGTTCGGAGGTGTTCGTTTCGCTGGTGGACGAACGGCAATCGCCGTGGCACAGCGATCTGAAATACCTGACCGCCGACGTGCTGTGCACCAGCCGCGACCTGCCGCTGATGCTGCTGCAGCAGGATCAGGGCAACTTCGTGATGCCGGACTCGATCCCCATCAAACAGGTGACGCTGAAAAAGGGCCCCACGCCGCCCCGCCCGGCGCTGGCCGAAGGCATGATCACCTGGCGGCTGATCAGCCAGCTGCAGCTCAACTATCTCAGCATGATGGACGGCGATCCGGAACAGGGCGCCGCCAGCCTGCGCCAGCTGCTGGGGCTGTACGGCAACCTGAGCGAACCGGCGGTGGCCAAGCAAATCCAGGGCGTGCGCCACTGCAATCTGCGGCCGGTTTATCGCCGGGTGCCGGAACCGGGCCCGATCGTGTTTGCGCGCGGCATCGCCGTCGATCTGGCCGTCGACGAGCAGGCGTTTTCCGGCAGCAGCCCTTACCTGCTCGGCAGCGTGCTGGAGCGGCTGTTCGCCCGGCTGGTGGCGATGAACACCTTTACCGAAATGACGCTTTCCAGCCAGCAGCGCGGTGAAATCGCCCACTGGCAGGCGCGCATGGGCAAAAGGACGCTGATATGA